In Tissierellales bacterium, the DNA window TAATACTTCCCCCTTCTATATTTTATCCATGAAAATTATATCACTAAGATTAAAATTATGTGTCCTATATAAATATTTTTAATATTAAATAAAACAGTATTTAATATTCTTATATTATATTGAGACTTTTATTGGTTATTTCTTTAACTTCTTATATAATGGTATTGTTAACAAACTTATATGTTAGAAAGGGAGGTAAACTGTGGAAGGAAAAGTATTAACAAAGGAACGAAAAATATATAAAGTAAATTTATTTTTTATGTTAACCCTTATTTGGTCCTTAGTAGCTGAGTTTCTACCTATACATTCTAATCTTTATCAATACATAGCTTTTTTAATACCAATTTGTATATATACTTTTCGTAATAAAGAAGCAACAAGTAGAATTTTTAAATTTAATAAAATTGGCCTTAAATCCCTTTTCATCGTTTTTATCATATGGTTATCTATGTTGCCTATATCCATTATCATTATTTCTTTCTATACTAACTATTTTGGAAAAACTATGCCTGATTTAGTTATAGAGGCAAGTAAACAATCTAATTTAGAACTACTTATTTTTACTGCAATTACTCCAGCTATATTGGAAGAATTATTAATGAGGGGTATTATATTAGATGGATATAGGAATAAAAATAGATTATCTGCAGCCCTTATAAATGGGTTCATGTTTGGTATACTACATTTAAATACATTTCAATTTTCTCACACTTTTGTTAGTGGAACCATAGCATCTTATTTAGTTTTTGCTACAAACTCTATATTTTCCGCTATATTCTTCCATTTCGTTAACAATAGTGCCCCAGTTTTTATTGATATTATTATTAAATTTCTTTTCCCTAAGGATAATGAGGTAGTCCAAAGTGATTATAATCATAATTATAAGTACCCTATTATTCTAGTATTTATATCTTTACTTATTATTATTGGACTAATATATTTACTTGCAAAGATAAATAACGTAGACTTTAAAAAACAAATAGGAACCTCTAATGAGGTCATCTTTAACAAACCTTTAATTATAAGTATAATAATATTTATAATGGTAAATATTATGCTAATTCTAACTATAAAACTTTTAATGTAAAAAAGCCTAGACTATATTTGCCTAGGCTTTTTACATTATGTTACATATCCATCCATGGACAAGGGGGTCTTGGAGATACCATAGTTGGTATACAAATTACTTGACCTATTTGTAGGTTATTTGGGTCTACCCCTGGGTTTGCTCTCATTATTGCCTCTACACTTACACCAAATCTTTGACTTAGTCTAAAGAAAGTATCTCCCTGTCT includes these proteins:
- a CDS encoding type II CAAX endopeptidase family protein, which translates into the protein MEGKVLTKERKIYKVNLFFMLTLIWSLVAEFLPIHSNLYQYIAFLIPICIYTFRNKEATSRIFKFNKIGLKSLFIVFIIWLSMLPISIIIISFYTNYFGKTMPDLVIEASKQSNLELLIFTAITPAILEELLMRGIILDGYRNKNRLSAALINGFMFGILHLNTFQFSHTFVSGTIASYLVFATNSIFSAIFFHFVNNSAPVFIDIIIKFLFPKDNEVVQSDYNHNYKYPIILVFISLLIIIGLIYLLAKINNVDFKKQIGTSNEVIFNKPLIISIIIFIMVNIMLILTIKLLM